Proteins from a genomic interval of Lolium perenne isolate Kyuss_39 chromosome 1, Kyuss_2.0, whole genome shotgun sequence:
- the LOC127304797 gene encoding uncharacterized protein isoform X1: MAALRFYPSTAIVVPRKNCSRILTRSSMDSCSRSESKQASSSSSFTCKVNNVYEEKSMGILCYTDEKGEFVCEGLDEGPRLTWQDMQNLTKERRLKKTEDWRERTLQIAGGIDWSNLQTAASIVKK, translated from the exons ATGGCTGCCTTAAGGTTCTACCCATCTACTGCAATCGTCGTTCCAAGGAAGAATTGCTCAAGGATTCTGACAAGATCTTCCATGGATAGCTGCTCAAGATCCGAATCCAAGCAAGCTTCCAGTTCTTCCAGCTTCACCTGCAAGGTGAACAAC GTTTATGAAGAAAAAAGCATGGGCATCCTCTGTTACACTGATGAGAAGGGTGAATTTGTGTGTGAGGGTTTGGACGAAGGCCCAAGACTCACCTGGCAAGATATGCAGAATTTGACCAAAGAGAG AAGATTAAAGAAGACAGAAGATTGGCGGGAGAGGACGCTGCAGATCGCGGGCGGGATCGACTGGAGCAATCTCCAGACTGCTGCTAGCATTGTGAAGAAGTGA
- the LOC127304797 gene encoding uncharacterized protein isoform X2 has protein sequence MAALRFYPSTAIVVPRKNCSRILTRSSMDSCSRSESKQASSSSSFTCKVNNVYEEKSMGILCYTDEKGEFVCEGLDEGPRLTWQDMQNLTKERLKKTEDWRERTLQIAGGIDWSNLQTAASIVKK, from the exons ATGGCTGCCTTAAGGTTCTACCCATCTACTGCAATCGTCGTTCCAAGGAAGAATTGCTCAAGGATTCTGACAAGATCTTCCATGGATAGCTGCTCAAGATCCGAATCCAAGCAAGCTTCCAGTTCTTCCAGCTTCACCTGCAAGGTGAACAAC GTTTATGAAGAAAAAAGCATGGGCATCCTCTGTTACACTGATGAGAAGGGTGAATTTGTGTGTGAGGGTTTGGACGAAGGCCCAAGACTCACCTGGCAAGATATGCAGAATTTGACCAAAGAGAG ATTAAAGAAGACAGAAGATTGGCGGGAGAGGACGCTGCAGATCGCGGGCGGGATCGACTGGAGCAATCTCCAGACTGCTGCTAGCATTGTGAAGAAGTGA
- the LOC127304797 gene encoding uncharacterized protein isoform X4, giving the protein MAALRFYPSTAIVVPRKNCSRILTRSSMDSCSRSESKQASSSSSFTCKVYEEKSMGILCYTDEKGEFVCEGLDEGPRLTWQDMQNLTKERLKKTEDWRERTLQIAGGIDWSNLQTAASIVKK; this is encoded by the exons ATGGCTGCCTTAAGGTTCTACCCATCTACTGCAATCGTCGTTCCAAGGAAGAATTGCTCAAGGATTCTGACAAGATCTTCCATGGATAGCTGCTCAAGATCCGAATCCAAGCAAGCTTCCAGTTCTTCCAGCTTCACCTGCAAG GTTTATGAAGAAAAAAGCATGGGCATCCTCTGTTACACTGATGAGAAGGGTGAATTTGTGTGTGAGGGTTTGGACGAAGGCCCAAGACTCACCTGGCAAGATATGCAGAATTTGACCAAAGAGAG ATTAAAGAAGACAGAAGATTGGCGGGAGAGGACGCTGCAGATCGCGGGCGGGATCGACTGGAGCAATCTCCAGACTGCTGCTAGCATTGTGAAGAAGTGA
- the LOC127304797 gene encoding uncharacterized protein isoform X3, producing MAALRFYPSTAIVVPRKNCSRILTRSSMDSCSRSESKQASSSSSFTCKVYEEKSMGILCYTDEKGEFVCEGLDEGPRLTWQDMQNLTKERRLKKTEDWRERTLQIAGGIDWSNLQTAASIVKK from the exons ATGGCTGCCTTAAGGTTCTACCCATCTACTGCAATCGTCGTTCCAAGGAAGAATTGCTCAAGGATTCTGACAAGATCTTCCATGGATAGCTGCTCAAGATCCGAATCCAAGCAAGCTTCCAGTTCTTCCAGCTTCACCTGCAAG GTTTATGAAGAAAAAAGCATGGGCATCCTCTGTTACACTGATGAGAAGGGTGAATTTGTGTGTGAGGGTTTGGACGAAGGCCCAAGACTCACCTGGCAAGATATGCAGAATTTGACCAAAGAGAG AAGATTAAAGAAGACAGAAGATTGGCGGGAGAGGACGCTGCAGATCGCGGGCGGGATCGACTGGAGCAATCTCCAGACTGCTGCTAGCATTGTGAAGAAGTGA